The proteins below are encoded in one region of Cololabis saira isolate AMF1-May2022 chromosome 21, fColSai1.1, whole genome shotgun sequence:
- the LOC133421790 gene encoding N-acetylglucosamine-6-phosphate deacetylase-like, translated as MPSNKSVSDAPITQFINCRVLRDHVLQRDDLWVREGKILDPEKLFFDEQGYADRRVDCEGSIIAPGFIDVQINGGFGVDFSQPSEDAGAGVSLVGGRILEHGVTSFLPTLVTSPADVYHKVLPQVKVHSGGRHGAGVLGFHLEGPFISVEKRGAHPEKYLRTFRSGGVADLMEAYGGLDHVAMVTLAPELSSSQSVVQELCRRGVTVSLGHSVANLQQAEDAVRHGASFITHLFNAMLPFHHRDPGIVGLLTSDQIPAGRTVYYGMIADGIHTNPAALRIAHRAHPSGLVLVTDAIAAMGLPPGRHTLGQQVIEIQGFHAYVAGTKTLSGSIATMDMCVRHFRHASGCRVEEALEAASLHPAQLLGISHRKGQLDYGSDADLVLLDDQLNVRATYISGEEVWRKGP; from the exons ATGCCGTCCAACAAGTCGGTGTCCGACGCTCCCATCACTCAGTTCATCAACTGCAGAGTCCTGAGAGACCACGTGCTGCAGAG agacGACCTGTGGGTGCGCGAGGGGAAGATCCTGGACCCGGAGAAGCTGTTCTTCGATGAACAGGGATACGCCGACCGACGCGTGGACTGTGAAGGCAGCATCATCGCACCGGGCTTCATCGACGTGCAGATCaacg GAGGCTTCGGAGTCGACTTCTCCCAGCCGTCCGAGGACGCCGGCGCCGGCGTCTCGTTGGTGGGCGGGAGGATCCTGGAGCACGGCGTGACGTCGTTCCTGCCGACGCTGGTCACCTCTCCGGCGGACGTCTACCACAAG GTTTTACCTCAGGTCAAAGTTCACAGCGGGGGACGACACGGCGCGGGAGTTCTCG GTTTCCACCTGGAGGGTCCGTTCATCAGCGTGGAGAAGCGAGGAGCCCACCCGGAGAAATACCTGCGCACCTTCCGGTCCGGGGGCGTGGCCGACCTGATGGAGGCCTACGGCGGCCTGGACCACGTCGCCATGGTGACGCTGGCTCCCGAGCTCAGCAGCAGCCAGTCCGTGGTGCAGGAGCTCTGCCGGAGGGGCGTCACCGTGTCGCTAG GTCACTCGGTGGCGAACCTGCAGCAGGCGGAGGACGCGGTCCGTCACGGCGCGTCCTTCATCACCCACCTCTTCAACGCCATGCTGCCC TTCCACCACCGTGACCCGGGCATCGTGGGCCTGCTGACCAGCGACCAGATCCCTGCAGGGAGGACGGTTTACTACGGCATGATCGCTGACGGGATCCACACCAACCCCGCCGCCCTCCGGATCGCTCACAGAGCTCACCCCTCAG GGCTGGTGTTGGTGACAGACGCCATCGCCGCCATGGGTCTCCCTCCGGGGCGCCACACTCTGGGCCAGCAGGTCATCGAGATCCAGGGGTTCCACGCCTACGTGGCAG GCACCAAGACCCTGAGCGGCAGCATCGCCACCATGGACATGTGTGTGCGTCACTTCAGGCACGCCTCAG GCTGCCGGGTGGAGGAAGCTCTGGAAGCCGCCTCGCTTCATCCCGCCCAACTCCTGGGGATCAGCCACAGGAAGGGCCAGCTGGACTACGGCTCGGATGCAG